Genomic DNA from Carassius gibelio isolate Cgi1373 ecotype wild population from Czech Republic chromosome B14, carGib1.2-hapl.c, whole genome shotgun sequence:
TCAAAAAGCCACCGTCTTCCCACTGGCATCAAGCTTAACGTGTTATTTTAAACATCCTATATTATTAGTCTTtaaagttttttcttctttttcttttgcaAGTACAAGCACAATAAAATCTTGTAGTCATTCGGTTCTATTACAAATGTGTGCAGTACAGTGCATGGCAGTTATCAGCTGAGCAGAAAGTCCCCTACACCCAGAACCCAAAGCCAACTAGATCTACCTAAAAACCAGTTGGGACCTGGTTAGACATGCATGCATATTGTGCACAATTAAATACTTGCCCACCCCTCCCTAGATATCTTtcactgaaaatacagatttgattttttgactttttttcatttttttaaatccttaaatcATGCAAACACTGTAAGAATAGTCTTGGAAGTGGTCTAGGTAGGACAGTGTGCACGGTGGCACGTTTTTCAACGGGATTACAACCTTTATGTGTGGTTCAAGAACAAGAACACGGAAAAACGCAACGGCTGGAAAACAGGTTCGAGTAACATACGCTAATGATCAGCTGCAGTGACGAAAAGCCTATTCTCACGTGATACAACATGtcacttcatctttttttttttttctttgcatgccGGTCTTATAATGGAATAATATTCACCACTATTTATAAAAGGAATATTAGTTCAGttgattacatttaaatatgcatgGCCTGAGGAAAACAACCCCCGAATACCCAAATATATCTCCATGGCGTCAATCCCATTTGAAATGGActgttttcctttatttttcaATTACAGAGAGGCCctgagtgattttttttcccccgttATACTCAAAATATATGCCAGTGAACAGATATGTATACATAGATTACTTATCAAAAGTGTGGATTAAATTCattacaatggcttttttttaaaacctggCACGCAAACACAAGATACTCACATTCTCTTAAGAGAGTCCCTTTACCCGAAAAAGCCAGTGTGTCTATTGAGTTACAATGACTATTCAGTGGACAAACGactcatgaatatatatatttaaaagtccTATAATTAAAGTACTTagggaaccaaaaaaaaaaaaaaaacctaatatttCATAGTTTTCCCCCGAACAACGTTCAGGTTTGTTTTTTGGAATCGAGTGAACCACGAGTTAAGCGTTTTacagtgcattttttttctttaaacgaCCCTAACGCTCCATCTCTGCCGTTTCGAGTCCTATCCGGGATCTTCGTGGAACGACTACAGTCAACTGGCACTCAGGAGAGGGCGTAACTAGAAATACAGAGGGTTTCAACATTCTTTTGTCTTAAAAACAAGACGATAATTTGCAACCTTACACACCAAGGCTatgcatacaatgttttttttttttgtttgttttttttcacatcacTTTACACTGTGAACACGGCCTGAGACCTGACAACCAGAGGCAAACTAAAACGCGCTAAAGATGTTTTAGCATTCCAACCGAATCCTTCAAAAACTCTTgcgaaagaagaaataaataacaccacttccaaaaaaaaaaaaaataacgcactTTTAAAAGAGGAACTGACAAAGGATGTCTGAAGATTAGTAACAGGTTTGTGCTTGTCAAGGTCTTGAGAAGGCAGAGCTAAAAATCTTGTAGAGTATATTGATTATTTGGCTCACGAATGAGGAAAAACAAAAAGCCTAGTCCTCCAAAATCAGGTCAAACGTTGCGTTCACTTCACACACTCATTGCACATATTGCTTTCCGCAAAGTGTTCCACCATTTCCCCAAAAGTCATTCTGGACAGGCGAATGCGAACTCCTTGGCCTCCGGACATGAGAATGGCAAGACGGAGGCCATCCGACGTTCCTCTTGTGGCTGAAATGCGGTGGATGTCTTAAATTCAAATATTGCTAGTCTAAAAGAACAGTGCGTGCGAGGCCCGTGAGATGTTCTCCTGGATCTAGCTGAGTGTGAGGGAGCGGAGTCCAGAATCGATGGGGGTTGTGCAGTGCAGCCATGTGGGAGCTGACAGAGGCAGTGTGCTGTCCTCGTCCCTGTGTTCTCATGGGCCAGTTCGACTGGCCTCAACAGCAAAAGCGAAAAAACACCACAGTTTCTTTAATGTCTCTACGACTGTGGTGAAAGCCCAGCGGTTTTCCCAATGGATTCACGGCTGTCCTTTCGCAGTCCTTTTTGTCTACGGTTCCCTCTTTAACCTCAGGCCTTCAAACTCTGAACCACTCAAAGTCACTTCTTCACAACAGCATTCGCAGATAAAAGAGAATCGGGATTAAGATATTCAAATGATCAATACATTATTGCAAAACATAGATTATTAACAAGTCCCTCAGCCCGTCACTTATACAGACATGCATCTATGATGGTCGTTCCCCGCTGGAGCGGCCGCATCCTACAGACTCGTCTGATTGCACAGTAAAGCAAAAAAAACACCATCATCCAGGCCCACTCCCCCAGTTCCTTATGACGCTTAAGCACGATTTTAATAATCTGTGATCAAACAACTAGAGAATATTCAATTGTGTAAACGAATATGCCAACACAACACGTATTACAGGTTATCTTTGGAATCTGCGAAACAAGGGCAGGGAAATGCAAAAAGAAAGATGAAAAGAACTCCACCCCCAAAAAAAGGTCACAATTCCAGAACTCCGAAGTGGCTATACGCGGCAGTAGCTTTCATGAAACTCGCACAATGACGAACAGCAGAGGTCAAACAGGTTTCGTACAAATTTCAAGATTGCTTATTGTAGAGGTGGGGTTGGGAGCGGGGTTGGGGGGTAGATTTGCGTTTGGCTGGAGATCAGGTGTCCCCACTCACAGAACACGCTCAAGGATTTGTGCTGTTTTCCAGTGAAGGACAAAAACCTGAACTCATTCCACTTCGCGGTGAACTTCAGATGCGTCGGCTCGACAGATTGGACAGGTGCGATTGGTCTGCAAGACATGTTACGGATTAATTTCTACAATATCCTTGTTAGCTATTGGCTTGTATTGTTGGCTATAGCTACAAATATatcttttaaatcaaaatgttcaAATATCTTGCTGATCTCATACTTTTTACAAGTCTACATAAGCATTTTTAAAACCTGTAGCGGTCAAACACTGATATTTACAGGGTTTCACCTTTAGTTATTGCAGATTTTGTGCATTAAAACAACATACTTACCTTTAACCACTTGTCCACACATTTTGCATGAAATTCGTGGTTGCAGGGTAAGACTCGAAGTAGCTGCCTCGACTCAAAATCACAAAAGCATACAACACACCTGtgagaaaattaaatacaatgcATCATCAACACCAAGTCACAATCAAACCTTCAAGATTATATAACCGAGGGCACACAGAACAGAGAGCACTTACAGAGTCTGTTCAGATTGGTGGTTTTCTAAATTGAACCTGTAGGACGGAAGTTGCTCTATATCAGCTTTCGTTAGTCCTCGAGGTTTCGCTTCTCCGAGTCTCTCAGCAAGGTTTAATAACGCCTGAAAGAGAAATCACAGGTGTTCAAAACTCTTCACAAGATAATGAGATTATCTCAGTTCCAAAATTAGCTTTAATTCTATAAAGTAACTTGCTAATTCTATAAAGCTAACCTTTTTCAACTTTGTTGCATCACTGCACATGCCCACAGAGTCATTCTTATTGAAAACAAATGACTTTTACTTGCAAATATGGGTGTATAAACGTAAGACATAAGCTAGCTACAGACAGTAGACGCCAGTGAGGAAGTTCACTTGGTTTTAGAACAGACTTTATGTGAAAACCAtcagaggcttttttttttttggacaagtCAGGTTATAACTCCATCACCCACCCTGGGAAGGTTTTCTATTTACCTCATAGTTTTCCATCTCCACATCATCTACATCCAAGTCCAGACTGATAGCAGGACCAACAGCAGTTGGAGGCACAGGAAGCATCGAGCTGTTTTCaggtcacaaacacatacatcGTTAACATACACACCTTTTTTGTTACTACAGTAGAAAAAAAGATCACAAAGGCTTTAAAAATCATATCAGTCCAATGTGCATTAGTAGAAAATTAAACATTCACAAAAGCAAAACGCATGTGATTTGTAATATAAAGAATAGAAGAGATTCTCACAGGAAGTATGGTAAGAAGCCAGGGTAGTAGGGCGGTGGAGGGGGTGGGGGAGGCAGAGGCTGCTGTAATCGATACCTCTGTCCAGTTATACGCCTCGGCAGCATGTGCGGATATGGCTAAGGAAACAGATGACAACACATGAGGAAaactttttgaattattattattcattcagcAAATCTCATCCAAAGCTACTTTTGGCAGGATTTCTACTACACGAACAATCCCCCTGGTGCAACCTCATGCTAAAGATGAAGTGTGCGAAATACACTCCCTTAGTCCTGTTTACTATGCAAATTGGACCAGAAATAAGCCACCTGTGGATGGATTGCCTGAAAAGAGTAAAACTGCGTCTAtttgtcaattgattaatattatCCAATAATAGGGTGACCATACATCTAGGATTTCTAATTTGCCAAAATGTCTGGGTTTTGCCTTTGGTTTCATACTTGActcaaagtagtttgaccaatagcatgcaGGCATTGGACATGATCAACCAAAAATGgcatgtatatacacatacacataatacTATGAGCACTGTAGAGAGCTTTTCAGtcagaaaacaaagccaaaaccagGCCAATTTAGGCaatttaggagaaaaaaaaaggaaaatttagATGTATTATCCTTCAATTTAAATAACATCAATAGAAAGGCAAAGTAGGTTAATTCCAGATGGTTCCTTCTACCTTTTACACATCTATAAGAccaagaacacacacatacataaacggAGCCAACTTTGCATTCATGTTGACCAAACTAGGCACAGTCTTTCAACTTGTTCTGACTCTGGTTGTGCTGTATATGCTGCCCATAACTGAATGGACAAACAGTTTTTGATCAAAATGCCCATTTCCCATAGGCTTATACTGACAATTTTCCTTCTAAAGCTTTGAGCTATGGTCACCATTTCAGCACATATTTCTTTCTTCACAAGCATAATTTTATCTAACTGGTTGAGCTTGCTGTTTTACTGTAGCATTCAATTGTAAACACAAAGCTACATAACCTGAATATACTGCGAATAGGCCAACAGCTAAACAGTTTTTACAATTTCTTGTTATTTGACAATGCTTTGTCAAGccaaaatcccaaaaaataaaaataaattagaaaaaaatataataataataataattactattcaCCATTATTTGACACTAGTAATTCTGCCGCAAACTTTAACTTTGCTTTCTGGAATTTGAACCCATTTTTGTCAAGCCAAACCAGACCTATAACCACTCTTCAACACCAGTAAACCTTCACTGTTATCTATATTAAGtgcatattttttctttaatgtcaTTACCTGTTTATGCAAATGCTGCTCATTTTAATCAGTATATAATTTTTGTACTTGATTACAATGATTTATATGCTTTGTTGACATTTAAAAGCAAAGACATCTCACCACTCCGTAGGGTAGCTCTTGATGGAGGGGCTCCTGGGGGAGGTACTGGAGGGGGACAGAGGGGGTCATTGCTggtggatggtgggctggaggatAAGAGAATGTTCCTAAAGGATGCTGGTCTCCTCGCAGATCCACTTCGTTCTCCACCCTCTGCAGAGGCTGAAAAAGTGTATAAAAGTCATATCTCTAGCATATGATTACAACTATTAATACCATAAAATCGTGTGctattttagaaataattaattttgtCACAGTAGTATTatcaaagtgttttatttatttattattatttattaagattACAATCAGTTGTGGGGACTGATCTGTTACTCAGTTGTTTTCTCTAGATTGTAAAGGATTGCTTTACTTATAACACTGTCTGAACAGTAATTAAATTACTGTAGTGTACTAAACTCAACACTGAGAATATTAAATTGGCTCATCCAATCACATAAATGCATGTATGGTTTTGAGTCTtgtttttaaataagtacataaGACATAATGTGAAAATTATTAagaaaaagcttattttttttgtttgcatctgTCAGGATAGAAActcatttaattataaataatcaaaatagtGAAGAATCAAAACTCAAGtgaatttattgttttattatataaaagaaCAGCACTACTGATAAATTACACACCAAATTACCACCAaaataagtatgtgtgtgtgtgtggatatgccGGTATAAAATTTTCATGTTGTGATTAACTGTTAATGCTTTTATCATTGTATACGGTAATACACAATAC
This window encodes:
- the rnf44 gene encoding RING finger protein 44 isoform X2 — encoded protein: MRPWEVAVSRRPSTAPLNQRRVVGEPCITPLHLRRSPPVRRQWGQRDRPAVHTSLHQDENFHHPVFSQHQQIPLDESRQYSHTSAPPRMLHTATQPPQQSSIMVDLHEQMHQGSVPISYTVTTVTTHGFPIHTGQPIPACNAQQLPACSLIQACTMQHLPVSYQAFPPLISSEHFILHPSPPVPPHQPPHLPPLNQFVPIQPQHPRMPLQRVENEVDLRGDQHPLGTFSYPPAHHPPAMTPSVPLQYLPQEPLHQELPYGVPYPHMLPRRITGQRYRLQQPLPPPPPPPPYYPGFLPYFLSMLPVPPTAVGPAISLDLDVDDVEMENYEALLNLAERLGEAKPRGLTKADIEQLPSYRFNLENHQSEQTLCVVCFCDFESRQLLRVLPCNHEFHAKCVDKWLKTNRTCPICRADASEVHREVE